In Oscillospiraceae bacterium, the genomic window GACGGTATTCATCTTCCCCCTGAGCTTTTAAAACTCATTTACAAAATAAAAGGAAGCAAAAAAATGTGCCTTGTTACAGATTCTATGCGAGGTGCGGCTATGCCCGAGGGCAGTAAATGTATGTTAGGACACAAAAAAAGAGGAACTGAGGTTGTAGTTTCTAACGGTGTAGCGTGGCTTCCCGACAAAAGCTCCTTTGCAGGAAGCGTTGCCACCTTTGATGTGCTTTTGAGAACAGCTCAAAAAATCGGTATTCCCATAGAAAAGGCTGTGCAAATGGCAACCGAAGCTCCTGCAAAAGCTATGAAGCTTAAAAACAAGGGCTTTTTAAAGCAAGGTTTTGACGCCGACATTGTAATTTTTGATAAAAATATAAATATTCTTCAGACAATATGTAACGGTAATATAGCATATAAAAAGGAAGGTAAATAAAATGAAAATCAACTTAAGTAAAACCCCCGCAGAATTAGGAGAAAACGCAGCAACACTTACAGCAGAGCTTTTAAACAAAGCAATAAACGAAAACGGCTCAGCAAGACTTGTTCTTTCGACAGGAGCTTCCCAGTTTGAAACAATAGGAGCACTTATTAAAAAGGATATTGACTGGTCAAAGGTTGAAGTTTTCCATTTAGACGAATATATCGACTTAAGCATTGAGCATCCTCAAGCTTCAGAAAATACATAAAGGAGCGCTTCGGTGATTTTGTAAATGCAAAGGCGATAAACTACGTTGTTACAGAGGGCGACATTGAAGAAAACATCAAAAAGCTTACCGAGGAATTCAGAAAAGCGCCCATTGACGTTGCTTTGATAGGCATCGGCGAAAATGCTCATATTGCTTTTAACGACCCCCCTGCAGATTTTGAAAACAAAAACGCCTATATAGTTGTAAACTTAGATGACAAGTGCAGAAATCAACAGCTGGGTGAGGGTTGGTTTGAAAATATCGACCAAGTGCCTAAGCAGGCAGTTTCTATGACTGTTTTTGAAATTATGAACAGTAAAAACATTATTTCAGCAGTACCTCATAAGGTAAAGGCAAAGGCTATAAAGGACACTCTTGAAAACGAGCTTACACCATATATCCCTGCAACTATGCTAAAGCAGCATAATAGCTTCTATCTTTTTGTTGATGAAAATTCTGCAAGTCAGGTAGACATAGAAAAATATATGTAATAGAAGGAACTTTATAAATGAAAATTCTGCAATTCGGAGAGGGCAATTTCTTAAGAGCTTTTGTTGACTATATGATTGATTTTTCCAACGAAAAGCTAAGCTTAGACAACAAGGTTACTATTGTAAAGCCGATAGAATACGGCTCTCTTGATGCTTTTAAAGAACAAAATTGTCAGTATACTCTTATTACAAGAGGAATGACAGATGGTCAAAAAATAGATTTTGCAAGAAAAATAACCTGTGTTGACAAGGCAATAGGCGCTTATGAGGATTTTGATGAGCTTTTAAGCCTTGCCAAAGATTGTGAATATAAAATAGTTATTTCCAATACTACCGAGGCAGGAATTGCAATAACTGAAGAGGACAGCTTTGAGGAAAATCCCCCCAAAAGCTATCCTGCAAAGCTTACCCGTTTCCTCTATGAGAGATTTTGCACTGTAGGGGGAGAAATGTATATTCTGCCCTGCGAGCTTATAGAAAATAACGGACAGGCTCTTGAGAAATGCGTTATGGAAACGGCAAAGCGTTGGAAGCTTTGTCAGGAGTTTTTAAGTTGGCTGTCTGAAAGCTGTTATTTTTGCACCACCTTGGTTGACAGAATAGTTACAGGCTTTAATAAAGAGCTTTCAGAACAGTATAAGGATAAGCTTCTTGATATCGGCGAGCCCTTTGCCCTTTGGGTAATTGAGGATAAGGGAGATATCAGAAAGCTTTTGCCTCTTGATAAGGCAGGGCTTGACGTTGTATTTACTGATGACGTAACCCCTTACCGTGAGAGAAAAGTGCGTATTCTCAACGGCGCGCATACTTCAACAGTGCTTGCTGCATATTTAGCAGGTAAAACGATAGTGCGTGAATGTATTCAGGACAGCGTAATTTTAAAATATATGAAAAAATGTATTTTAGACGAGGTTATTCCTACATTGTCCTTAGATAAAGAGGATTGTATGAATTTTGCAAAAAGCGTTTTTGAACGCTTTGAAAATCCTTTTATTGACCATAGCCTTCTTTCCATATCTTTAAATTCGGTTTCAAAGTGGAAATCAAGACTTCTTGGCTCATTTAAGGATTATTATAAAAAATTCAATACGCTTCCCCCTGTTATAACCTTCTCCTTTGCCGCTATGATTGCCTTTTATTCAAAGGTTGAAGAGGTAAAGGACGATAAGGCGGTTTTAGAGTTTTTTGAAGCAAATAAAGCTGATAGCAATTTTGTGGAAAAGCTATGCCAAAGAGCAGATTTTTGGGGCGAGGATTTATCTCTCTATCCCGATTTTTGCAAAACGGTACAGGAAAATTTAAAATTGATTGAAGAAAAGGGAATGTACGAGGCTATGCGTCTTGCGGTGGATAAAAATGCTTAAAATTTCCGAAAAGGATAACGTTGCCGTAATAACAAACGGCGAAAAAAGAGGACATAAGCTTGCGTTGACAGATATCAAAAAGGGCGAAAAAATAATTAAATACGGATATCCAATAGGCTGTGCAACGCAGGATATAAAAGAGGGAGAATGGGTACATTCTCACAATATGAAAACAGCTTTAGGGGACATTATTGATTATACATATACTCCTGAAGAAGCTAAGGTTTTCAGCACTCAGAAAGATACCTTTATGGGTTATGAGCGTTTTGACGGCTCAGTAGGTATAAGAAACGAAATATGGATAATTGCCACAGTTGGCTGTGTTTCGGATAACGCTAAAAAAATAGCGGCTCTTACCGATACCTACGCTTTTACTCATCCTTACGGCTGTTCTCAGTTAGGTGATGACCACTTAAACACTCAAAAGGCGCTGTGCGGACTTATAAAGCATCCCAACGCAGGCGGTGTGCTTGTGTTAGGGCTTGGCTGTGAAAACAACCGTATACAAGAGCTAAAAAAAGAGCTTGGACAATACGATACAGAGCGAGTATTTTTCTTAGAGGCTCAGAGTGTAGAGGACGAAATTGAAGAAGGCGTAAAGATAGTAAACAAGCTCAAAGAGCTTATCAAAAAAGATGTACGCACTAAGCAGCCCCTTGAAAAGCTTATAATAGGCTTGAAGTGCGGCGGCTCTGACGGCTTTTCGGGAATTACTGCAAATCCTCTTGTAGGAGCTTTTTCTGATATGGTTATTGAAAAAGGCGCAAGCACAATACTTACCGAAGTTCCCGAGATGTTCGGCGCAGAAACAATACTTATGAACCGTTGCAACAGCAAAGAAATATTTGACAAAACGGTTGATATGATAAACAGCTTTAAAAACTACTATAAATCAAATAATCAGCCTATCTATGAAAATCCATCTCCCGGAAACAAGGACGGCGGAATTACAACTCTTGAGGAAAAATCCTTGGGCTGTACCCAAAAAAGCGGTTTTGCACCTGTTGTTGACGTGCTGTCCTACGCTCAACCCTTAAAAATAAGAGGTCTTAATCTTCTCAATGCGCCGGGTAACGATTTGGTTGCATCTACTGCCCTTGCAGTATCGGGAGCACAGATAGTTCTCTTTACCACAGGCAGAGGAACTCCCTTTGGCTGTCCTGTTCCCACAGTGAAAATTTCTACCAATACTCCTCTTTTTGACAAAAAGAGTAACTGGATAGACTATAATGCGGGAGTTCTTCTTGATAATCCCGACATAAATACTCTGGCAGAGGATTTTTATAGCTTTATAAAAAATATAGTAAACGGAGAACAAAAAGCCAAAAACGAAATAAACGGATACCGTGAAATTTCAATATTCAAAACAGGGGTAACTCTGTAAAAAACTTATATATTTGCTCAAACGTTGAAACTTTAAAGGGGTTATGATATAATAAAATAAAATCACTTCGTATAGGAGGTTATAATATGATTGATATTGAAAAAATGTTGTATGACAAGGTCAAATCTGAAATGTCGAATTGGGATGAGGACGGCATTTATGCTATTTCGTTCTTCGTTTATTCTAATGAAGTATACGAGTATAAGGATTTTACAAATGTTTCGATCTGGGCTATCAGTTATAACACCGAGGCAGATTGCGAAGGAGCAGGTCCCCTTGATGAAGAAAGATGGAACTATGCTTTTTGGAGACAGGACGAAGCAAGTATAATTGATGTTGATGAGCCTGATGAATACACAGAAGCGTTGTATCAATGGTATGAGGAACAGGGTATAGAAAATATAGGCTTCGAATGTGCGGAAAATAGGTATGTTCCTGTGGGTCATTATGAATTGATTGATATTGCAGCCAATGTTGCAAGGAAGCTGCAAGAAGAGGGTTTTATTGCAAAGCAATTCAAAAAAACACTTCCCATTATAATTCACGGACTTGAATGTGACTTGTATGAAATTGAAGCAACAAAAAAAGCAAACCCCAACGGAGAGGCAGATACATATATCAAAGCAATGAAAGAAATGGGAGCATTTTAATTATTTGCTGTTTATTTAATTACAATTAGTATTTTATATCAAAATAATTACATATTGGATACAAAAAGGACTATGATTTTTTGTCATAGTCCTTTTAAAGTGCTTATTACAAGAGCTTATTTCTTTTTTATATCGTATCTGACAATTCCGATTGCTATTGAGCAAAGAGTTAAAATTTCACATATTGTTGCGCCTACAGCTACGTTTATAATGTTATATATAAGCCAGGAGGGTGAGCTGATAAGTCCAAAGCCTCTGATAGCCTTTGCGCTTTGAAGACGGTAGCTGATAGTTGTTGCTGTCATACCGATAATCGGGAGAAATTCTATTATCATATTAAACAGGCTTATTTCTTTATTAAATACGGTAAAGGTAAGAATATAAGAAATAACATAAAGAGATATGAAAAAGATAAGCCATAATATATTGTCAGCCTTTAGCTTTTTCTTATTCATAAAAACAACAGAGCGAAACATCGCAATAGTATTCATTATTCCGCCAACCGTTGCTCCCAGCATAAAAAAGTTCATAGAGAAAAAGAGAGAGCCGAGAAACTGAATAATCATAGCTCCCTTTGCAGTCTTTTGCTGATAAGAGAGAATATTGAATATCATAGCGATAATTCCAAGCGCCTGCGCAAATATTTCAAAAGTAGTCATTATGTATTGCCTCCGATTCAAATGGCATTATAGCATAAAAGACATATATTGTAAAGATTAAAAGAGAAGGTTCAAGCTGAGCCTTCTCTTTTAATGCGCCAAAGGCAGTATTTACACAATTACAGATTGAAATTCATTTTTTTATTCCTTGGGAATATACTTATATTAAGTGAAAAGTATGCAGGAGGAATACAAAAATGTTAATGAAAATAAAAAAAAGCATTATATCTTTTTCTTTTGTTAAATTGGCAAAGCAAAATGCAAGCTATATATTTTTAGGACTTATTTTTTTTATAGGCCTTTGTGTCGGTGCTTTTTGCGTAAGACTTACAGGCTACAGCACTCAGATAACGCTGCTCGATGCTTTTACCTCTGTAATTTACATAAGGGCGGAATACGGATTTTTAAAGGTATTCTCTGCATCGTTAATTACTGAGCTTTTTTATTATATTATTATTTTCATATTCGGGCTTTCGGTGGCAGGAATTGCCGTTTCCTGCGCTGTTGTTGCCTTTAAAGGCTTTTGCATCGGCTTTTTTATCGGCTTTGTTTCAAGCGTTTTCGGTCTGTCGGGCGTTTGCGCTCTGCTTCTTGCGGTAATTCCCGGTATGCTGTTATCTCTTCTTTTGCTTCTTATTTTTTGCGAGCACGCTCTTCAGTTTTCTTACTACGTAATAATTTCAAATAAGGTCTCATCCCAATATGAGCGCCCCACCGTAAAAGGCTTTTACAAAAAAGGGATTGCGCTCTTTTCTATTTCTTCCATCGGCATAATCTATCAGACTCTTGTCTGCCCGTCGGTTATAAAGCTTATGTTAGGGTAGAACAAACAATCCGAACCCGTTTTAAAAAGGCGGATTTTCGTTCATCCTGCGTTAAAATACTCGTTAATCCATTGAGGATTAACTCCGTTTTTGCCTTGTCTTACCAAAAATCCTCTCTTTTTAAAATCTTCGACCTCAAAGCGAAAAGATTTTGAGGCGTGTTCTGATTATTTGTTCTACCCTAGGGTAAAATATTTAAAATAAGCCGTGCCAAAAGAATAAAAGGGGTTAAAACTGCATCTGTCAAAAAGCCTAAAACTCTATCAAAAATTCCCGTAAGCATTAAAATTATAAGAATAATAAAAGAATATCTTTCATAAAACATTACCTTTTGAAAAACGCTGTTTGGGAAAAAGTATAAAAGAAGACGTGAGCCGTCCAAGGGCGGAAAAGGAAGCATATTAAAAATTGCCAGTACCACGTTAAAATACAAAAACATATGGAAAAACTGAGAAAAATATTCTATAGGTATATATTTTAAAGAGATTACCCACAACGGCACTGCAATAAGAGCTAAAATCAGGTTGGAGGCAGGGCCTGCTATACTTGTCAGCATCATATCTCTTTTGGGATTTTTAAAGCTCATACAGCCCACAGGCACAGCCTTTGCCCAACCAAAGCCGAAAACCAAAAAGCAAAGTGTTCCCACAAGGTCAAGATGCTTTAAGGGATTTAAAGAAAGTCTGCCTCTTTCCTTTGCTGTATTGTCCCCTAATTTATAGGCGACAAAGGCGTGGGAAAATTCGTGTATGGGGAAAGAAATCAAAGCTATGGGTATTACATATATAAGCTTATAAAAAAGCTCATAGAAAAAAGAATAATCTCCTGTAAGCATTTCAAATTACTCCTTTACTGTCTGAAAAAATCATATATTTTCTGAGCTAAATCTCTGTTTATGCCCTTTACATTTAAAAGCTCTTCCACACTTGCCTCACGTACTTTCTTTACAGACTTAAAATGCTGCAATACGGCAAGTGCTTTTTTATTTCCTATACCCTCAATCTGAGTAAGCTCAAAGCTTTTAACGTTTTTTGAACGGCGCTGCTTGTGAAAATCTATTGCAAAGCGGTGTACCTCATTTTGCATAAGACTTGCCATAATAAAGGCTTCGGGATTTGGCTGCAATAAAATTTCCGACATATCCTCTCTGACAAGAGATTTTGTTCTGTGGCGCTTATCCTTTTTAAGTCCGATAACGTTTATTTTAAGCCCCGCAGCCTTAAGCACTTCTATAATTGCGCCAACCTGCGCCTGTCCTCCGTCTGCTATAATAAGCTCAGGCAAATCCCCAAAGGAGCCGTCAGTATGGGAAAGACGCCTTGTAACTGCCTCTTTCATAGCTCCGCAGTCATCACCTGCTAAGGCAGAATTGATTATAAATCTGCGATAGAGCTTTTTTTCGGGCTTACCGTCAACAAAAACTGCCATTCCGCAAACGGTATCGCTTCCCGCTGTCTGAGAAATATCGTAAATTTCAATTTTAGAGGGCACTTTAGGCAGTGCCGCAATATGTGAAAGCTCTGTAAGACGTCTTGAAATTTTATCGGTATGACCGTTATGCTCCAAAAGATATTCCTTTGCATTTTCATTGGCACGCTGCAGAAGCTTTTTGCCTGCCGAAGCCTTAGGCATTACAATTTCAAGCTTTCTTTTGGACAGATGCTCAAGATACTGCTTTAAAAGCTCCCTATCCTCAAGCTCTGTATCAAGATAAATAACCTTGGGAATATCACTTTCCTGCTCATAAAACCTTGTCAAAAACTCAAAAAGAGTATTGGAAGAGGGTTGCAGAGCATCAAAAACATAATTGAAGCTACCAAGCATTTTTCCGCCACGCACTCTTATAAGAGAAACACAAATGCTTTTGTCGTCATTTACAAGAGCTACTGCATCGGCATTTACCTTTTGGTCATTTATAATAGTCTGCTTATCGGCTATATTTTCTATTGCTTTAAGAGTATCTCTGTAATATGCCGCTTTTTCATAATCTGTACGCTCCGACGCTTCAATCATATATTTTTTTATGCTTTGAGATGCTTCTGCCGTTTTGCCTGCAAAAAAGTCGGTTACGTTTTTAATAATTTGTCTGTACTCCTGCTTATCTATCTGCCCGCTGCAAACGCCCATACATTTCCCTATGTGATTATTAAGACAGGGCTTTGATTTGGTGAAGCTTGAACAGGTGGGGAGCTTATAGGCTTTATTTACCGCATTTACAAGGTACAGCGTTTGTGTTTTAGAGCCAAAGGGCCCGAAATATTTTGCGTTTTTATCATCCCTTCTGTAAGCCATTGTAACTCTCGGGAAATCTGATTTTATATCAATTTTTATAAAGGGGTATCCCTTATCGTCTTTAAGTAAAATATTGTATTTGGGTTTGTTTTCTTTGATAAGATTATTTTCAAGAAGCAAGGCTTCCAGCTCGTTACCTGCTATTATTATTTCAAAATCGTATATAACAGACACCAAAGCATAGGTCTTTTCATTGTGGCGCTCTACCGAATTGAAATAGCTGTAAACTCTGTTTTTGAGAAATTTTGCTTTGCCGATATATATTATATTTGAGTCCTTATCAAGCATCTTGTAGACTCCCGCCTTCATAGGAAGTCCCAAAGCTTTCTGACGCAGATACTCAAGCCTTGAATTGTTCATAGCCTTACTCCTTTCCCTATGCGGCAAAGTCTTGCCGCAATTATATTCGTGCTTCGCCCGAGCGATATATCTTCGATGCGATATGCGGCAAGCCGCGCGATATACGGCTACGCCGTGAGAAAAGACACGAATATAATATCGCTTTTGCTTTTTTAGCAAAAATATCGCTGCAAACGGCAGTTTGCAATATCACTTGTAATATTCCCCTAAAAATCAACGGAGACAACTTGTTTGCAAAGTGTCTCCGTTTTGGGAATCCCATTATTTCATCTTTTATTTAGATTAGTCAGCAAAATTCTTCTCAATAAGATTGATAAGAGAATCTACCGCAACAACCTCGTCAGCTCCGTCAGCGATGATTGTTATCTCTGTGTCCTTAGTAATGCCAAGGGACAAAATTCCCAAAAGACTTTTTGCATTAACTCTGCTGTTGTCCTTATCTACCCAGATAGAAGCCTTAAATTCATTTGCTTTTTGGATAAAGAAGGTTGCCGGACGGGCGTGCAGACCTACTATGTTCTTAACTACTACATTTTTTGAAACCATATTTTTACCCTCCGTTATATCAATATGCAATCTGTCAAAACAAACTGCACCTCTTTTATTCTACTATTATGATATATTTTAAGCATAAAAAAGTCAATTATTAAAGTATATCAATATGCAATAAAATAATCCAATTTTTAGTTGAATTTTAACAAAAGAAATTTTGCATATTTTTTGTCAACAAATAGCTTAATATCAGCATTTTCGAGGTTATTAAAATATGATTTTTTGTTAATTTTATTGTTGAATAAGGAATAATGAACGCCCACAACGCAAAAGCGCTGTGGGCTATTATTTATATGAGCTTAATCTCCTCAATGCCGAATTTTACAAAGGCATAGTCCTCGCTGTAAGCTTCACTCTGGCAGTCTTTCCAGCTATCCTTCATACTGAAGGTTGTAGGTCCTACAAACAAAGGCTCAGGTTCATTCTTTGTGTGGAAGGGTCCAAAATGGTTTCTGCCTCCGCTTGAAAGCGTTATTGTTATTTTGTTTGTGCCTACCTTGAGGAATTTGCTTATATCAAGCTCATCCTCAAGCATTATAACGCCTGCATTTTCAGAGTTTACCTCTATCTGTGCCGCTGCATATCTACCCTTAAGCTTTAAACGGTAATCTTTTCTTGTAAGCTCAAAGGGATTTAATTCAAGTCTTATATCCCCTGCAAAGAATACAAAGCCTTGGGTATTTATACTCTTGCAGTCCAAATCCTTTTTAGTGTCTGTTATTGCAAAATTATCCTCTGCAATATATACAAGCTCGTTTAATTTCTGCTGAACAGATGTAACTGCAAAATCACCCTTAAGACAAATGGGCTCAGGCTCTGTATCATAGGTCAGACAGTTTATAACGCTTTCGGTTACGTCGGGCATATCAAATAGAGTATAATACACCTTTTCAGCCTGGGAATAGTCTATTTCAAGAGTTATTTCGTTTGTACCTTCAGAAACATAGGGCAAAATATCGTGGCGGAAAACTCTTTCGCCGTCATCCTTAAGCTGATGTGTAATAGCTATTTTCTCTTTGTTTATCCAAAGATTATTTATATTTGTCTTTTCTGTTTCAAGATACAGGCTTTGGGGAATATTGTCTATAGAAAAGCTGTATTTTAAAAATACCGTTGTATTTTTTCTCTGCTTTAAAAGATAGTCAGCTATTCCGTATATTGAATAGCGTTGGCTGTATTCCTTGTTATCAAAGGAATAGCTTGCCTTGTCAAGCACAAGACTGTTTTCGGTAAAATCAAGCACCTTACAGTCTGTAGAAAGACGTATTTCTTCTTTTTGAGTGTCCTCTTGCTTGCTTAAAGGCTCTGCACTGTCATCAAGCTTTAAAATATAAGATTGACCGGGGGCAAATTTCAGCGTAATCTCTATAAAATCGTTGCCTTTACTGTAATATACGGGGCTTTCCTTTTCGTTTTCTATATCGTATAATATAGCGCCGCCTGCTTTTATTTTGTAAGTAACTGTTTGCTCTGCGTTTTCAGAGATGTTGACAGCATACAAAAACTCTCCCCATGATGAGCTTCTGAAGGTAGAACGCACCTGAGTATTTACATCGTTTGTAAATATCTTTTCGCTCTTAAGCTCTTCGAAAGTACAGTTGCTCTTGAGAAAATCAAGCTGAGTCTTTTTGCCGTTTACATACTGCGGACATTGACCGTCAAGATAAATTCTTCCGCCGCCCTTTACAAAGGCTTCTAAGAGCTTAACTGTTGATAAGTCAAGACCCTGCATATTGGGGATAACTATTTTTTTATAGCTGCATTTTCCTAAGGTAAGAACGCCGTTTTCTACGCTTCCGTACTTTTCGAGTAAGCTTTCGTCTATATAATGATGTCCTATATTAGCAGCGCCCAATCTTTCAACCAACGATGCAAAAGCGCCTTCCAAAGCTTCAACGGATTTATAGTCTTCCCCACGCTTATAGGTGAGATATGCCGAATGAATAGGATGTATAACCGCAACCTCTGCAAGCTCATTACTTTTAGCAAGAAGCATTCCCAATTTTGAGAAATAGTCAGAAAAAATTCTGAAATGCTTAAACCAAGGATTACTCTGAGCAAAAAATGCAGGATAATCGTATTTTCTGCTTCCTCTTATGGAATAGGGTGTCAGATGTGTACAAAGCAGATTTACTCCGTTTACATATTGCCATTCAAGTATTCTCTTTAATTCTTTGGGGGTAACGTCCCAGCCTGCGCCTGCAAAAATTTCTGTAAGCACCTTTTCTTTTCCAAGCTGCATAGCAACTGAGGATACCTGACGGGGTGTAGTTTCGTGGGAAACATATCTGCCAAGCCAATCACAGCCGGGAATATGCTCATACTCATAAAAGGGCATAACACCTGCACAGCACCACATCTGAGTAGACATAAGCTGTTCTTCAATAGCGTGGCCTGTAAGCTGACAGTTGTGCTCCTCACACCAGTCATATATCTGCTTTCCAAAGGATTTTGCAAACTGCTTATTCATTAAGCGCCAATATTTAAAGCGAGTTTCATAGGACTGCTCGCAATCAATAAAAAGCGCACCTAAGGTATCTAAAAGCTCTTGTCCATACTCTTTCTTATATAGCTCCAAAATAACGGGTGAATACGCAGTATCCCATCTGAAATACTGAGGCTCATCGGTAAAAAATCCAACTAATTTATTGCCGAATTGACTGCCAAATCTCTCGTAATATTTTTCGTGAGTTTCTTTTATAAACTTTGCTACAATTTCTTCGTTTAAAATATCTACAACGGATGAGTTTGTCTTATCATAAACGCAGATATATTCAGCACTGCCGTTATCAGAGGTAACTCTTTTAATATTATTGTTATCAAGAACGTATACCCCAAGAGCCTGTGCATCAAAGCTGTTTTTGGTTTCGCAGACAATATAATGGGCAAAGTTCTGACTGTCCTCCAACAGCTTCATACCTGCAAAGCCGCTGGGCCAACCGTTTTCGTCATAGCACCAGGCGTCCATTGAGCATTTTTCAGCCTCGTCCATACATACCTTTATAGCTTCAAACCATTCGTCGCTTAAATACTCGGTAACAAGACCGCTGCGTGCGTGCATAAAGAAGCCGCCCATTCCTGCTTCCTTCATCATTCTTACCTGTCTTTTAAGCTCCTCGGGACAAAGCTTATCGTTCCAACTCCAGAAAGGAATGGGGCGGTATTTGTTTAATTCTTTTTCGTCAAATATTTTACTCACAAAATCACCCTTTTGATTTTTTACAAAAACCCCGCATCAGCGTGTTATCCTTAACGGAAAACACGCAGCGATATAAATTCCTTGCGTAATTTGCGATATTCCCTACGGGAGCGATATAAGGCTACGCCTTGCGATATGCAAAAGCGTGAGGGGGAATTTATATCATATCGCGTTGGAGCGAGGCGACAACATATCGCACGAGCAAAGCGAGTATATCGCGTTTGCGTGGCAAACATATCGCCTAACAAAAAAGAGAGGACATTTCGGTTTGTATACTGATTTGTACTCTCTTTCTGCTTATTATCATTATATTATTTTCTATCTCTGTGTCAATCGTTTACTTTTCTGTATATAGGTAATACGTCAAGGGGAGCGTCTACTGTTAAGGTTTGTCCGCCCTTTATTATTTCACCGCTGCGGCTCTTCCAATTGCCCTCAGGGAATTTGATTTCTCTTGTTATTTTGCCCTTTTCCATAACGGGAGCAACAAGAATATTGTCGCCAAGCATAAACTGGTCAATAACCTTTTCAAAGCCTTGATTGGGGAAAACATATTCCATATATCTTACAACAGGCTCACCTGTTTTTCTTGCGTGCTCTGTCAAGGCTAAAATATCCTCTATATATTCCATACGCACCCAGGAAATATCACGGCAAAGACCGTTGTGATACTCGTCAAGAACTCTCCAGGGAGAGATTGAAAACTGAGTCATAGGCATAAGCGCCGCACACTGAGCGTATCTTACGAAAAGCTCCTGGTCAAGCTTGTCCTGGTCCTCTAAGAAGTCGGTAAACTGACCGCCGCCAATCATATCGGGGCAGGTATAGGCATA contains:
- a CDS encoding tagaturonate reductase, which translates into the protein MKILQFGEGNFLRAFVDYMIDFSNEKLSLDNKVTIVKPIEYGSLDAFKEQNCQYTLITRGMTDGQKIDFARKITCVDKAIGAYEDFDELLSLAKDCEYKIVISNTTEAGIAITEEDSFEENPPKSYPAKLTRFLYERFCTVGGEMYILPCELIENNGQALEKCVMETAKRWKLCQEFLSWLSESCYFCTTLVDRIVTGFNKELSEQYKDKLLDIGEPFALWVIEDKGDIRKLLPLDKAGLDVVFTDDVTPYRERKVRILNGAHTSTVLAAYLAGKTIVRECIQDSVILKYMKKCILDEVIPTLSLDKEDCMNFAKSVFERFENPFIDHSLLSISLNSVSKWKSRLLGSFKDYYKKFNTLPPVITFSFAAMIAFYSKVEEVKDDKAVLEFFEANKADSNFVEKLCQRADFWGEDLSLYPDFCKTVQENLKLIEEKGMYEAMRLAVDKNA
- a CDS encoding altronate dehydratase — protein: MLKISEKDNVAVITNGEKRGHKLALTDIKKGEKIIKYGYPIGCATQDIKEGEWVHSHNMKTALGDIIDYTYTPEEAKVFSTQKDTFMGYERFDGSVGIRNEIWIIATVGCVSDNAKKIAALTDTYAFTHPYGCSQLGDDHLNTQKALCGLIKHPNAGGVLVLGLGCENNRIQELKKELGQYDTERVFFLEAQSVEDEIEEGVKIVNKLKELIKKDVRTKQPLEKLIIGLKCGGSDGFSGITANPLVGAFSDMVIEKGASTILTEVPEMFGAETILMNRCNSKEIFDKTVDMINSFKNYYKSNNQPIYENPSPGNKDGGITTLEEKSLGCTQKSGFAPVVDVLSYAQPLKIRGLNLLNAPGNDLVASTALAVSGAQIVLFTTGRGTPFGCPVPTVKISTNTPLFDKKSNWIDYNAGVLLDNPDINTLAEDFYSFIKNIVNGEQKAKNEINGYREISIFKTGVTL
- a CDS encoding YgjV family protein; translated protein: MTTFEIFAQALGIIAMIFNILSYQQKTAKGAMIIQFLGSLFFSMNFFMLGATVGGIMNTIAMFRSVVFMNKKKLKADNILWLIFFISLYVISYILTFTVFNKEISLFNMIIEFLPIIGMTATTISYRLQSAKAIRGFGLISSPSWLIYNIINVAVGATICEILTLCSIAIGIVRYDIKKK
- a CDS encoding site-2 protease family protein; translation: MLTGDYSFFYELFYKLIYVIPIALISFPIHEFSHAFVAYKLGDNTAKERGRLSLNPLKHLDLVGTLCFLVFGFGWAKAVPVGCMSFKNPKRDMMLTSIAGPASNLILALIAVPLWVISLKYIPIEYFSQFFHMFLYFNVVLAIFNMLPFPPLDGSRLLLYFFPNSVFQKVMFYERYSFIILIILMLTGIFDRVLGFLTDAVLTPFILLARLILNILP
- the uvrC gene encoding excinuclease ABC subunit UvrC; its protein translation is MNNSRLEYLRQKALGLPMKAGVYKMLDKDSNIIYIGKAKFLKNRVYSYFNSVERHNEKTYALVSVIYDFEIIIAGNELEALLLENNLIKENKPKYNILLKDDKGYPFIKIDIKSDFPRVTMAYRRDDKNAKYFGPFGSKTQTLYLVNAVNKAYKLPTCSSFTKSKPCLNNHIGKCMGVCSGQIDKQEYRQIIKNVTDFFAGKTAEASQSIKKYMIEASERTDYEKAAYYRDTLKAIENIADKQTIINDQKVNADAVALVNDDKSICVSLIRVRGGKMLGSFNYVFDALQPSSNTLFEFLTRFYEQESDIPKVIYLDTELEDRELLKQYLEHLSKRKLEIVMPKASAGKKLLQRANENAKEYLLEHNGHTDKISRRLTELSHIAALPKVPSKIEIYDISQTAGSDTVCGMAVFVDGKPEKKLYRRFIINSALAGDDCGAMKEAVTRRLSHTDGSFGDLPELIIADGGQAQVGAIIEVLKAAGLKINVIGLKKDKRHRTKSLVREDMSEILLQPNPEAFIMASLMQNEVHRFAIDFHKQRRSKNVKSFELTQIEGIGNKKALAVLQHFKSVKKVREASVEELLNVKGINRDLAQKIYDFFRQ
- a CDS encoding HPr family phosphocarrier protein; protein product: MVSKNVVVKNIVGLHARPATFFIQKANEFKASIWVDKDNSRVNAKSLLGILSLGITKDTEITIIADGADEVVAVDSLINLIEKNFAD